AAGCGCAGGTCGCGTTCGAAGCGCGCGTCCATGCCGACGAAACGGATGCGGATCGCCATCCCGCCCGCCAGCAGGGCTTCGTCGCGCAGCCGCATCGCCGCCTTCGCCAGCAGCTTGAACAACACCGAGCGCATGCCGGCGGCATCGCGCAGCTCCGGGCCAAGCACATGCGAATGCCCGACCGAGGCGCGTTGGGTCTCGCGCTCCGGCAGCTCGAAGCCGCGCAACTGCAGCCAGAAGCGCTCGCCCTCGATGCTGCCCCAGGCGCGGCGCAACTGGTCGCGCGAGGCGGCGCACAGCCGTTCGACCGTCCCGATGCCGGCGCGCTGCAGCCGCGCTTCCATCGACGGGCCGATGCCGCACAGGTCGCGCAATTCCAGCCCGTGCAAGGCATGCGGCAGGTCGGCCTGTTCGATCACCGTCAGCCCGTCCGGCTTGTTCATGTCGGATGCGGTCTTGGCCAGGAATTTGTTCGGGGCGATGCCGATCGAACAGGTCAGGCTGTCGCTGAAGCCGGTATCGCGCAGCGCCCGCTTGATGTTGCGGGCGATGGCGACGGCGTTGTCGCGGCGCCGCTCGCGGCCGATCAGCCAGCACGGCACTTCGTCCACCGAGGCCGCCTTGCCGTGCGGGATGCAGGTCTGGATGGCCGCGAGGAACTGGTGGTGCACCCGCACGTAGCGCGCCGGCCGCGCGATCTGCAACGCGATGTCGGGGCAGCGTTCGAGCGCTTCCGCCACGCCGGTGCCGGTCTTGATGCCGAAGTCGCGCTTGGCCTCCTTGCTGGCGGCGATGCAGCAGGTGGTGGTGCTGGCGACCGGGATCACCGCGACCGGGCGGCCGCGCAGGTGCGGCGCGTCGTTCTGCTCGACCGAGGCGAAGAACGAATCGAAATCCACGAACAGGCAGCGCAGGGTCATCGTTGGAATCCGCTGGGCAAGGCAGTATCGGCCGCGTGCGTCGCAACCGGGGGTGCGAAGCTTCACGATTCGACTAACGATGCCGGCGGGGCGTCGCAGGGCATGCGATGGGTCGCGCCGGCATGCCCGATCACCGTTCAGCGTGCAGTTCCCCGGCGCAGGCGTAGGATCGCGTCATTCGAAGCAGCGGGGGTGCGGAATGAAAGGCGTCGTGTCGATCTTGGCGGTGGTGGCGGCAACGGGCTTGCTGGCGGCGGGCGGCGCCGGCGCGAGCGGCATCAACGGCATCAACAACGGGATGCCGAACCGGATCTCGATGAACGTTACGGTGCCCAAGCAGACCCAGGGCGCGAGCTTCGGCGAAAAGGTGAGCAGCGGCTTGCAGGCCGCGGGCAGTGCGGTCGCGCAGGGCGCGTCGCTCTCCTTGGTCGTCGAATGCGGGCAGGCGGCGTGTGCCATCGCGTTCCCGGATGGCGATGGTTATCGCGCGGACACCACGCGGATGACCCTGCAGCCGTTGTCGCAGGCGCAGGCGCAGGCGTTGCGCACGGGATCGCTGGGGCAAGGCGCGTCGTTGCTGGGCGGTGCGTTGCCCGGCGGCGCGATCGTTTCCGCCGCAGTCTCGTCGGTGGGCGCGTTGGCGGGCGGGGGCAGTGGTGCGGCCGCGGCCAGCTATGCGGCAACTGGACGCGCGGCACCGGCGGCGGCGTCGGTCGGCGGGATGGACAAACCCGGTGGCGCGGCCGCCGCTTCGTATGCGCGCTCGCCGCAAGCGGAAGGCGCGCCTGCGCCGTTGCGCAGCAGCAATGCCGACGATGGCCGGATCGACGTGCTCGATCCGCTGCAGGATGGCGATTACGCGCTGACGCTGGTGGTCGAGAAGGCCACCAGCGGGCTGAAAGACACGCTGAAGACCAATGTGCGCACCACGGCGCCGCAACAGGTGCGGATCGTGGTCGGCTTCAGCGTGGAGGCGGGCGTGCTGAAGACCAAGCACGACACCGCCAAGAACTCGATCGGCAACATCCGTTGAAGGATCGCCGCTGATCGCGCCGGTCAGAAGACCTGCGGAGGCTCCCCGCCGACGATCACCACGTCGGCCGGGCGCCGCGCGAACAGGCCGA
Above is a genomic segment from Thermomonas aquatica containing:
- a CDS encoding DNA polymerase Y family protein gives rise to the protein MTLRCLFVDFDSFFASVEQNDAPHLRGRPVAVIPVASTTTCCIAASKEAKRDFGIKTGTGVAEALERCPDIALQIARPARYVRVHHQFLAAIQTCIPHGKAASVDEVPCWLIGRERRRDNAVAIARNIKRALRDTGFSDSLTCSIGIAPNKFLAKTASDMNKPDGLTVIEQADLPHALHGLELRDLCGIGPSMEARLQRAGIGTVERLCAASRDQLRRAWGSIEGERFWLQLRGFELPERETQRASVGHSHVLGPELRDAAGMRSVLFKLLAKAAMRLRDEALLAGGMAIRIRFVGMDARFERDLRFAPLDDTPALLQLLGRHLRGLERAATDGRWNQKRHPPLSVAVTLVDLSPRTAICGELMAERQRAHAASLLLDKVNRRYGNSALYLGSMAKAIDKNAAPMRIPFQQIPKPALEEETGLHGIEQAPTSAADLLQVRMNQFKVLAEKTHRERDARRHRPSGAGGWGEMKPAPASPQAVLF